A region of Mauremys mutica isolate MM-2020 ecotype Southern chromosome 2, ASM2049712v1, whole genome shotgun sequence DNA encodes the following proteins:
- the AZIN1 gene encoding antizyme inhibitor 1, which produces MKGFLEDANYSIGLLDEGATLGDVIDNYVYEHTLTGKNAFFVGDLGKLLKKHNQWQNVMAPVKPFYAVKCNSSPGVLEILAALGIGFACSSKSEMTLVQDLGIAPENIIYTNPCKQASQIKYAAKTGVNIMTCDNESELKKIARNHPSAKLLLHIATEDISGAEEMNMKFGTMLKSCRHLMECAKELEVQIVGVKFHISSSCKEPQVYIHAISDARCVFDMAEEFGFKMNMLDIGGGFTGSELQLEEVNHVISPLLDVYFPEESGVNVIAEPGCYYVSSAFTLAVNIIAKKAVEYDKFLPSGMEQTRSDDEPIFMYYMNDGVYGSFASKLSEKFNTIPEVHKKYKEDEPLFASSLWGPSCDELDQIVENCLLPELSVGDWLIFDNMGSGTLGQQSAFNDFQRPPVYYMMSFNDWYEMQDAGITSDTLMKNFFFVPSCIQLSPEDSFSTAA; this is translated from the exons ACtggaaaaaatgcattttttgttgGTGATCTTGGAAAGCTTCTGAAGAAACACAACCAATGGCAGAATGTGATGGCACCAGTAAAACCATTTTATGCTGTAAAATGCAATTCCTCTCCCGGTGTACTTGAGATTCTGGCAGCTCTTGGAATTGGGTTTGCATGTTCTAGTAAA TCTGAAATGACATTGGTACAAGACTTGGGCATTGCTCCTGAAAACATTATATATACAAATCCTTGCAAGCAAGCTTCTCAGATAAAATATGCAGCGAAAACTGGGGTAAACATCATGACTTGTGACAATGAAAGTGAATTAAAGAAAATTGCACGTAACCATCCAAGTGCTAA GCTCTTACTACATATTGCCACAGAAGACATTAGTGGAGCTGAGGAGATGAACATGAAATTTGGCACCATGCTGAAGAGCTGTAGGCACCTCATGGAATGTGCTAAGGAGCTTGAAGTCCAAATAGTTGGTGTTAA ATTTCACATTTCAAGCTCTTGTAAGGAACCTCAAGTGTACATTCATGCTATATCTGATGCTCGGTGTGTGTTTGACATGGCT GAAGAATTTGGCTTTAAGATGAACATGTTGGACATTGGTGGGGGCTTCACAGGTTCAGAACTTCAGCTGGAAGAG GTTAATCATGTCATCAGTCCATTGTTGGATGTCTACTTTCCTGAAGAATCCGGTGttaatgtgattgcagagcctggATGTTATTATGTTTCATCTGCATTTACTCTAGCAGTTAACATCATTGCAAAGAAAGCTGTTGAATATGATAAATTTCTTCCCTCTGGAA TGGAGCAAACCAGGAGTGATGATGAGCCAATCTTTATGTACTACATGAACGATGGTGTTTATGGTTCTTTTGCAAGTAAATTGTCTGAGAAATTTAATACCATCCCTGAGGTTCACAAG AAATACAAGGAAGatgagcctctgtttgccagcagcCTTTGGGGTCCATCCTGTGATGAGCTTGATCAAATTGTGGAAAACTGTCTTCTTCCTGAGTTGAGTGTCGGAGACTGGCTGATCTTTGATAATATGGGTTCTGGTACCTTGGGTCAACAGTCTGCCTTTAATGATTTTCAGAGACCACCAGTTTACTACATGATGTCTTTCAATGACTG GTATGAGATGCAAGATGCTGGAATTACTTCAGACACATTGATGAAGAACTTCTTCTTTGTGCCTTCTTGCATTCAGCTGAGCCCAGAAGACAGCTTTTCCACTGCAGCTTAA